In Isosphaera pallida ATCC 43644, the sequence GGCCTTTCACCAACGCCTCGGCGAACGGCAGACGTTCGATGGCGTCGTGACGTTCGGCCAGACGAGTCCGAATAGCGCGGGCCAGCGAGTCGGCATGGGCAGTGGTGGAGGCGTCGTGGCTCATGGCGAGTGTGACTCGGGGGGCAAAACAACCGGGGAAGGAACGGGTTTGGGGCGGAGGGATCGGGACCGCCGACGCTGGTTGGTTGTCGGGTGAAAAAACGCAACGCGGTCGAGCGAATGTCGGGGTTGGGCGATTCGGTCCAACGGCCCGTCCTTAGGTCGCGTCCTCACCGCGCCCCGCTGCGCGTTGCGAAGTCCAGTTCGAGAGGAGCGACCGCAGGCTGCCAACCTTGAACAAGGGGCCGCTGGAGACCGTCAACGACGGACTTGACGAGGAGGAGCGTGGCGAGGATCCCGCGACGCTCGAGTCGCCCTGGATCGCTCGTTGTTCCAGCGCCTCTAGATCCCGGATCACTTCATCATAGGACGCGGGACGGTCGTTGGGGTTTTTGGCCATCATAGCGAGGATCAAACGCGACACGGCCGGGTCGAGTTCCGGCACCAGACGATGAGGCTCGATCACGGGCTGGGTGGCGTGGGCGATGAGAACCTGCATCCGGTTAGCTCCACGGAACGGCACCTCGCCAGTGAGGGCGTGAAACAGGGTCGCGCCCAAGGCGTAAATGTCGGCCCGCAAATCCGACGGCAGATCTTTGGCCTGTTCGGGGGCCATGTAGGCGGCTGTTCCCCGCGCCTGGCCCACCCCCGAGCTGGACAGGCCGGGGGTTTGGGAACTGCCGTAGAACGAGGCCAGGCCGAAGTCGGTGATCTTGGCCGGGGCGTTTTTGGGCAACAGGATGTTGGCCGGGTTGACGTCGTGATGAACCACGCCTAGGTCCCATGCCGCCCGCAACCCCTGGGCCGCCTGGGAGGCGATCCGCAACGCGCGGTCGGGCCGTAGACGCCCTGATTGCTGGATCAGCTCGGCCAGGCTCAGCCCCTCGACAAACTCCATAATCACATGCGGAATCAAGCCGGCGTCCTCGAAGTCCAGGATTCGCACCACATTGGGATGGTTGAGCCGAGCCAAAATCCGCGCTTCGTTGCGGAACGACTCCAACGCCTCCTCGTCGTCGGGACTGCCTTCGAGTTTGAGCAGCTTGACGGCCACGGCAATGTTCAAGGTGGTGTGAAGGGCGCGGAAAACCACGCCGTAGCCCCCTTGGCCAATCCGTTCTGTGAGTAACAAATGATTGAGCTTCGATCCGACTCGGAAATGGTCGATCGGCAAAAACGCGGGAAGCTTGGAGCTGCGACGGACCCCCAAATGAGCCAAGGTGGGGGTGGGGGTGTCGAGAGGGGGAGGGACTGGTTGGGCGGGTTGGGGGGAGAATGTCGGGGAGGCGAGTGGGGAGATCAGGGGACGCCGGGCGGTGGGGGCGTACATCGGGTCGTCGAGTCGAACCGGGACAACCGGTTCGGGTTGGACCGGCGTGGGAGGGTTAAGGGGGACAGTGGCGGGTCGAAGGGCGGGACCGCCGATTCCGGTTTCGCTCGGTTGAGCAGCGGGGCGAGTTGGAATCTCTTGACGCTGGACTTCGCGCGGCCAGGTCGGCACCGGCTCCAGGCGAAGCGGTGGTAGGGGCGTCAACGTGGGAATCGGGTCGATCCGAGCTTCGACATTCAGGGGTGGCGGAGGAGCCCCAAGGGTGTCCAGGGCGGCGGGGGGGGCCGCCGCGGCGGGGATCGGCGGCGGGGATGCGGGAGGGGGCAAAACCGCATACGAGGGTGGCGGAGGAGCCCCAAGGGTGTCCAGGGCGGCGGGGGGGGCCGCCGCGGCGGGGATCGGCGGCGGGGACGCGGGAGGAGGCAAAACCGCTCGAAGCCGCTCCAGAGCGTCTTCGACAAGCAGGTCGCCGACACCTCCAATGGTGAGATACCCTTTGAGAACGCAGTCGAAAGTTTGTTCGGCCCCTTCGATGAGAATAGCCTGGCGTTCGAGGAACGCCGCCAAGCTCTCGTTGAGGTTGGCCTGAGCGCGCCACCAAACCGCGATCGCGTCCACCTCGGACTGGTCGAGGGCGAACTGATCGGCCAACCAGGACAACAGGGTGGAATCCCGCTCATCCATTCCGATTGGTCCGGGTCCATACCGCGCGCCGCATACCGACCGGCGCGGATTGGGGCGAGGCGTGGTGAGTGGAGGTTTCGGACGACGACGAGGACGGCGTGATAAATCGATCCTCCCCAGCGTGATCCCGGAGACGACAACACGATCCGTTCGGTTCTCCAAGCCCGAGACCGTGTCCGATTCCAGGTCGCTTGGGTCCAAGGCGAAGGAGGCGAAACCTTGACCGGGGCGATCCAACGCGGCTAGAAGGGCGGTGGATCAACCGGTTCAATCTAGAATGAAGTCCGACTCAAGTCAATCAAATCCTGTTCGCCCGGCGGGGGGTTCGTTTGTCCGACCCGTGGGGAGATGAGGGGACCGGACGATCAAGGGGGGTGAGTTTGCCTCGTGGGTTTCGAGGGGGTTGAGGAAGTCGAACAGCGCACGGTGATGGTTTCGTCTCGTCTGTCTCAGCTGAACAGGACGACCAAGAGACCCACGACCAGGACTAGGCCCACGACCACCAGTCCTACTGGGACCAGCCAGTTGCCGCCGTCCAGCCCGACCGAGCCGACTGAATGGGCGTGGGGGCTGGTGGTGGCGTCGCTGGAGGCAACACGGGGGTCGCCTCGCCAGTCGGCCCGCGGGTCGTGGGAGGCGGCCGGGTTGGAACGGGTCACAGGCACCGGTTCGAGCCGTCGAGCCGAGTCGAAACTTGGGCTGCCGGAACCAAATCCATAACTTGACGTGGAGGATCCGCTGCCCTGAACCGCCTGGCGGAACCGTCGCGCCAGTTCGCCGGCGGTGGCCGGGCGGTTGTCAGGTGATTTGGCCATTGCCTCCATCACCACGATTTCCACGGCCGAGGGGGCGAGGCCGGTGCGGTTGGGGAAGGGAGGTGGATCCTCGGTGACGTGGGCCACCATCGTCTCGAAGTCGGTCGGCTTGATGAACGGGGGTCGGCCGGTCAGCAACGTGTACAGGGTCGCTCCCAGCGAATAAATGTCGGAGCGGGGTTCGACCGCGACTCCTTTGACTTGTTCGGGACTCATGTAGGCGGGCGTGCCCACGCTGACCCCGTCGGCCGTAATTCCCGGCGAGGCGGGCATGTCGGAGGTTTCCCCTTCGTTGGCCACCTGGATCACCTTGGCCAGACCAAAATCCAAGACCTTGACGGTTTCCCGACCATCTGGTTCGACGTGCAGCAAAATGTTGTTGGGATTGATATCCCGATGCACAATCCCCAATTGGTGGGCTGCGTCCAGCGCTTGGGCGATCTGATCAAGGTAGGGGATGACCGTGGTGGGCAGCATCGGCCCCATCCGTTCAATCCGCTGACCCAAGGTTTCGCCGTTGACCAACTCCATCGCAAAGTAAAGCAGGCCGTTGGAGGTGAGGCCGGTTTGAAACACCCGCACGATGTTGGGGTGGTTCAAGGTTCTCAGCACGTGGAACTCGCGTTCGAACCGCGCTTCGAGCTTTTCCCCCGGCAGTGAACAAGGGCGTAACACCTTGATGGCCGCCGGTTGACCGGTTTCCACGTGGCGCGCTCGATAAATCCAAGCCTTGCGGCTTTTGGCCAGGTCGCCTTCGATCTGGTACAGACCATTGAACTCAGTGTTGATCACGGAGGCGGCTCCTCCCACGAGGTGGGCTCGCGGGCCGGGGTGGATTCCAGCTCAATCAAACCGAATCCCGATGCGAGTTAATCCAATCCCGAAATGGGGGATTCCCGCCTCTCGCGGTTCGGCCACATTCCAAGAGTAGAACACGCCCCGCACGCTCGGAACCAGTTCACCGAAGTCGAAGGATGGCGGGAGTTCAAGGCGAATCCGAAGGTCCGAAGGGGGCCGGGTAGACTGCCTGGTTTCCCCGAGGGCGTTGAGGTGTTATGGTGCCGGCAACCGGCGGGGGGCAGAGTATCGGAGAGCGTTCCCGAGTGGTCGCGCTTCCCGCTCAGGGTGGTCGTGGCCTTGTTCTCGACTTGCCTTGCCTCTTCCTTGACCCGACTCCAAATCCGAGCGCGATCATGGCTCAGGACAGACCTCTCCAAACCGTCGGCCAGACGGAGCCAACCCCGTTGGATCGCGCTCGCCGCAAGGCATTCCTGCGGTTGTTGCCGCTGTTGTTCATCTGCTACGTGATCGCCTACATTGACCGCAACAACATCGCGGTGGCCAAGCTGACCATGCCCAACCACCTCGACGGCTTCAACGACGCGGTGATCGGCTTCGGGGCCGGCATGTTCTTCATCGGCTACTTCCTGCTGGAGATCCCCGGCTCGCTGATCGTGGAACGCTGGTCGGCCCGCAAGTGGATTTGCCGCATCATGGTTACCTGGGGGATCATTGCCGCGGCTCAAGCCTGGGTCACCACCCCAACCCAGTTCTATTTCGCCCGGTTCATGCTGGGATTGGCCGAGGCTGGATTCTATCCTGGCGTGATCATTTATTTGACCCACTGGTTCCCTCGCCGCGATCGCGCCAAGGCGCTGGCCTGGTTCTTCGTGGGCACCCCGGTGGCGATGATCGTCAGTCCGATCCTCTCCCAGCCGCTGATCAACATCGGCGAACTCGACCCCGAGACCGGCGAGTACCTCATCGCGCCGATTTTGGGCTTGGTCGGTTGGCAGTGGATCTTCATTGTTTGGGGGATTCCCGCCGTCGTGTTGGGAATAGTCGTGTTGTTGGTGTTGACCGACCGTCCCCATCAAGCCCGGTGGTTGACTCCCGAAGAGCGTCACGCGCTCGAGGAGGCGCTGGCGCGGGACAAAATCGAGCATCCTCCCGCGGCCCATTTGTCCTGGTGGAAGGCGCTGGGGTATCGCCCGGTCGTGTTGCTGGCGCTAGCTTACTTTTGCGTGGTGACCGGCAACTACGCGGTAGAGACTTTTTTGCCCTCGATGTTGAAGGAGTGGTACAAGCTCAATATCAACGATGTCTTATGGTTGGTGGTGTTGCCGCCGCTTGGGTCGTTGGTAGGTCAACTGGTCGTGGGCTGGAGTTCCGACCGTGCTGGCGAGCGGCGTTGGCATGCGGCCGGGCCGATTTTGCTGGCGGCCGCCTCGGTGGCGGGGATTGTGGCGACGGTGACGTTGGATGGTCCCCTCGGTTTGACGTTGGCGCTGTTCGTGCTGGCGGCGACCGGCTTGAAGTCCTATCTGCCGGCGTTTTGGGCCTTGCCCAGCCTGATTTTGATCGAGTCAGCGGCGGCCAGCAGCGTTGGCTTCATCAACTCGGTGGGCAATCTCGGCGGGTTCGTCGGCCCCTACATTCTTGGATCGCTCAAAGAGGCAACCGGCTCCTACCTGCCGGGGCTCATCTACATCACGGTCTCCATGACCCTCGCTGCGCTGATCCTGCTCTCGCTGAGCCTGGGGCGGCGGCCCGCTTTGGCGGCGATTCCCGGAACCAATCGCGAGGGGGGAATCGTGCCGGATCACGAGGCCATTTCCCCAAGGTCGCCGGTGTCGGTCGATGGAACCAATCCGCACTGGGTCAGCCTGACCGGCTCCGATCCAATCGCCGAACCGTTGGACCCGATCCCTCCCGACGAGGCCGAACCGTCCTAACTCCTAACGGTGTTGAAAAGCCAGGTCGAGTGGATCAATCGTGCTGGGTTCAACGATCTAGCGTCAGGCTGGGTTCGGCGAGCGGATTGGTATTGGACGGCGAAGAAGGGTTGGATGCCCCCAACGCGGGGTCGCTAGGGTTGGCGGGACGTTGACGGGGCAGACGCACCGTGAACCGCGACCCGGCCCCGACCCGGCTTTGCAGCTCGATCTCGCCACGCAACGCTTGCACCAGATGCTTGACAATAGCGAGACCCAGCCCGGTGCCGCCCCGCTCGCGGCTGCGGGCCTTGTCCACCCGGTAGAACCGCTCGAAAATCCGGGTTTGCTCCTCGCTGGCGATCCCCAGACCATTGTCGATCACGTCGATCGCCACCATCCCCGCCTCGCCGTCGCCGCGACAGACCACTTTGACCCAGGGATCCACGTCCGACGAGTATTTGATCGCATTATCAATTAAATTGTCGAGGATTTGCCGCAGGGCCTCCTCATCGGCGAGGATGGTGAATTGGGGGGGCAGTTCCGTGACGAAGCTCAGGGAGACGTTACGGCTTTGAGCCCGGTCGCGGAACGACTCGACCCGCCGTTCCACCAAGGGAGCGAGGGCCAGGGGACGAAATGTGATCAAGTCTTGACCGGATTCGATCCGCGCCAGGCTTAGGAGGTCGTGGATCAGCACGTCGAGGCGTTCGGCCTGTTCGTCGATCTGACTGACGAATCGGCGGGTGATCTCGGGGTCCTCAAGCGCCCAGTCCAGCAGCGAGTCGGCGTAGGCGCGAATCGAGGCCAGCGGCGTTTTCAACTCGTGCGAGACGTTGGCAACGAAGTCCTGGCGCATCCGTTCCAGGCGTCGCAGTTCGGTGATATTGTGGAACACCAGGAGTGCCGCGCGGGGCGGACCGGACAGCGGGGTGCCGTTGACCGCCAGAATCTTGGCGTTGAGTCGAGGGACGGACTCGCCGCCCACCAGGCTCACCTCGTCGCGGTGGGCCGACTGACCCGCGAGGGTCGCCTCCACGGCGCGGTGGATTGAGGGACTGCGAATCAATTCATGGATGAGTCGTCCTACCGCACGGGGACCTAGGCCGAACAGGTTTTCGGCGCTGGCGTTGGCGTAGCGGAGGCGACGATCGGCGTCCACCACCAGCACTCCTTCGATCATGCTCTCCAACACGGCGCGGAATTGCTGGCGGTCCGACTCGAGCGCGGCGATGCGGGACCGAAGCGCTGGGGCGATCGCGTTGAAGCATTCGGCTGGGCGGCGGTGCGGGGTGGAGCGGACCGGCCAAATCGGCCGGTTTTGGTCGAGGGCCGAGAGCCCCCGCGCCAATTCCTCGGCCTGGATCGCCGCGGCACGCAACCGAAGCGCCAGACTTAGACAGACCAAAGCCCACAGCGGCACGCTCCAGGCCAGCAGGGTTTCCCAACTCATGCGTCCCCCTTCCCCAAGTCGCAAGAGGGAGTGGTGACATCGGAGGCGGCGGGGGATTCGGGGAGCCAGCCACTTTCCCAGCCTTGCGGCATCGGATTGGTTCCGTTCCAGGGGGGGAAGCCGCCCGCGACATGGCTGGCGGCGAGACGAACGTAACGCGCAGCGACCCGCGCGACGTAATCCCGATCCCGTTGCTCGACCGGACGCAGAACCCGGGCGGGAACTCCGGCGACCACCATTCCCTCGGGCACCTTGGTTCCCGGCGTCACCACCGCGCCGGCGGCCACTACGCAACCCGCGCCAATCACCGCGTCGTCCAAAATCCGTGAACCGATCCCCACAAGTGTGCCCGAACCGACCCGCGCGCAATGGACGCAGGCGTGATGACCAATCACCACGTCGTCGCCGATCTCCAGCGCCACGCCGTGACGGCAGTGCAGCATGACGTGGTCCTGAATGCTAACCCGTCGTCCGACTCGGATCGGGGCCACGTCCCCCCGAATGGCGACGAACGGCCAGACGTTGGTGCCTGGCCCGAGCTCCACGTCGCCCACGATCACCGCCGACTCCGCCACGAAGATCCCGCCCAGGTCGATCAAGCGTCCCCCCCCGCCCGGCCAGGAGCGCGCCCGAAACGACACGGCCTGCCCTTCGGTGTTGGACTCGGGCGGACCATCGGCCAACGCGGCGTGGATCGGGGCATCGGACTCGGATGGATCGGGACGTGGCAACATGACGATTAACACCTCCACTCTAAACCGTACCGACGGCGTTACGGGTGGAATCGCCGTTGGGGGATGAGCGTGAGCCGACCCGACCAACCAACGGCAGTTGCAACCTGCGCTCTTCTCGCCTTTTTACGGCGACGCGGCCCACGTCCCACCGGCCACTCGCAACGACCCGGAACGAAACCGGACCAACCCAACGTGGCGAGCGGGAGTCGCTCTTATAAGGGTATCTTTTCAATCGCCCAAGCCGCGCGAAGAATCGGCGAAGTATGCCGAAATTTCATCGAACGGCTGGACCAAGATCCTACCCTCCCCGCCAAATCCGCTTCGTTTGTGAACCAGCAGGCTTGGTTGCGTGGCCTTGCGAGTTCCGGTTGAGTGACGCTTGTTCTTCTGGCCATCAGGGATTGGACCCGATGATCGCGTGGTTGGGCCGGATGCTGTCAGGGTGGAATCCGTTGCGGATCGCCCTGGGGATGAGTTGGATGACCTGGGTGGGCGGCTTCGTGTTTTACGGAGCGGTGGTGCTGCCACTGCTTCACCAGGTAGTGGATTCCCCAACCGGAGGCCGCGTGACCCGCAACGTCACCCACGCGCTCAACGCGATCGGCGGCCTGGCCTTGGGGCTGGCCTGGCTCGATCAAGCACGCCGCGATTGGCGTACCCCGCCGGATCGCCTTGATCGTCCCCGCGCCACAGCCCGTTGGCGACGCCTGGCCGCGTTGCGGGTCAGCACCCTTCTGCTGGCGGCTTTGGGAATGCTCCACGCCGTGATGGATCGGCACTTAGTCGAGTTCGGATTGACCGGGTTTTATCCGCTCCATCGGGTCTACGTGTGGCTCTCAACGCTGCATTGGTTCGTCAATTTGGTTTGGCTCGGCAACGGGGGAGTGGACCCCGACGACCCGTCTTGTCAAGAGGCGGGCGTCGAGTCGATCAGCCGCGTTTGAGCGGAGCGCGGGGCTGCTCGTAGGTCAAACGCAGGGTGGTCCGAAGACGACCGTGAGCGTAGTTGATCGTATGAACATAGTTAGGTTCTAATTCTTGGAACATGGTTTGAGCGACGATGCAGGAATCGGGAGCGGTTCGATCAGGCGCAGTGATCTCGAAATAGAGCCAGGCGGTTTTGACGTCAATCTCGTGTCCTACCCATGACAGGGGGTTGGCGGGCGATGAGCCGTCGGCCCCGACAATGCGGAAGTGGTCGGCCACGTAACCGTTGAGATGGTCTTGAAGGTTCTCGATCCGTTCTAAGTCGCGTTCCGGCTGCTTCAAACGTTTAGCCAGGGCCTGTTGCAGGTCGAGCGGATCGACCCGAAGCGCCACTTCGAACCGGTTGGTTTCCGGGTTGTATTCGACTTCGGCGATGGTGACGTGAAACGGGTGGCCGCGATGGTCCGAGTTGGCGGCGGCGGGGACCCTCCAGAACGCGGCGACCGCGCCGCCGAGTGCGACGGCGACCAAGGCGGCCAGCAACCTGACCGGACCGTTTGGGCTGGGCGCAAGGGACATCGACGGCGGCCTCCCGATGGTTGGCGGGCGGAAATCCTCGATGAAGGAGCGCAGCGCAAGAAGCGAGAGGGTAAAATGGATCGACCATTCAGAAGGCGTGAATGCGCCGTTTTCCTCAAACGACGACGGGTGACCGAGAAAAGGCCGGTCGCCCGTTAGGAAGGCGGGGAGCCGACGCCAAGACGGATCGCACGGCGTCGGCCTGGAACGGGTTGACGAACGAGTCGATGTATTCAGGGATGATCTTATTAATCGCTGCCGGGGCGATGAGGAGCCGGAACGGGGTCGGGGTTGGGCCGCCGATTGGCTTCGGTGTTGGTTTCGCCTCCCGCGTCGCGGGTCCGACCGTTCGATTCGGCGTTGTTGGCGGCAGCGGGTCGACCACGACTGCCGAAGCGGCCGCGGAGTTGTTCCAGACGCTCAGCCGCATCGCCGTTGACCTGGGCGTTGCCATTTCGGCCGGACTTGAACAGCTGGAACCGCGACTTGGCTTCCTTGGGCGGCCAGACGTTGTTGGAGGTGTCCACGTCGGCGGTTTCCAAGCGGGGATCCAGCACCACGCCCACCACTTCTTTGGTGGTGTGCAGGGTCTTGGTGACCTTTTCAGCGTCGTAACGCCAGATTTCGGCCGGAATCCGCACGATGTCGCTGGTGCCGTCGGCGAACTGGAGTTCCAAGATGACCGGCATCACCAGGCCGCCCACGTTGCGAATCTCCACCGTGGTGAAGCAATGCGGGGTGGAGAAGAGATGGCGATCTTCGGGCGGAAGGCTTTCAACAAACGTCTCGTAGTCACGCTTGAGCTTGTCGAGATCAACCTCAGTGGGTTTGGGAGTCTCGTTCGATTGGTCGTTGAGTTCCGGGAAGGCGTCGATCCGCTTGGGCAGGTTGCGGTTGCGTTCCTGGGCCAGCGTGACCACGGGAGGCGGCTCCGAAGGGGCAGACGAATCGGGAGGGGCCAGTTCCAGGATGCCCACCGTGACCTTCTCCAGCGCGAGGTCACAGTGGTCGGTCGAGTAGAACCAACCACGCCAAAACCAGTCCAGATCGACTCCCGAGGCGTCCTCCATCGTGCGGAAGAAGTCAGCGGGCATGGGGCGTTTGAACTTCCAGCGGCGGGCGTATTCGCGGAAGGCGAAGTCGAACAGGTCACGGCCCAGAATCGTCTCGCGTAGGATGTTGAGCGCGGTGGCCGGTTTGGCGTAGGCGTTGTTGCCAAACTGCAACACCGATTCGGAGTTGGTCATGACCGGTACCTGATCGCGGCTCTTCATGTATTCGACGATCGCCGTAGGCTCGCCGCGGCTGGAGGGGTAGTTGTCTTCCCATTCCTGTTCGGCCAGGTATTGGAGGAAGGTGTTGATTCCCTCGTCCATCCAAGTCCATTGCCGTTCGTCGGAATTGACGATCATGGGAAAGTAGTTGTGGCCGACCTCGTGGATGACCACAGAGATCAGAGCATACTTGGTCCGACTGGAGTAAGAGCCGTCCTCTTGGGGCCGGGGGCCGTTGAAGCAGATCATGGGGTATTCCATGCCGCCAACAGGCCCCATGACTGAGATGGCCACCGGGTAGGGGTAGTCGAAGGTGAAGCGGGAGTAGACGTTGATGGTGTGGGCAATGGCGTGGGTGGAGTATGTTCCCCAGAGTGGTTGGCCCTCGTTGGGGTAGAACGACATGGCGAGCACCACGCGGCGGTCGTCGCCTTCGCCGACGGGAACACCCATCGCGTCCCAGAGGAACTTGCGTGAGGTGGCGAAGGCGAAGTCGCGGACGTTCTCGGCGCGGAACCGCCAGGTTTTCGTTCCAAGAGGCTTATCGGTCTTGGATTCGTTGGCCTTGGCTTCCTCGGCGGTGACGACATCAACCGGGGTGGTGGAGGATTTGGCCTGCTCCAGACGTTGGCGTTGCGTCTCGGTGAGGACCTCTTCAGGGTTTTGCAACACGCCGGTGGCCGCGAGGATGTGGTCCTCGGGCACGGTGATCCGCACGTCGTAGTCGCCTAGTTCCAGGGTGAACTCGCCCGAACCCAGGTATTGCTTGTGCTGCCAGCCGGTCGCGTCGGTGTAGGCGGCCAGCCGGGGGAACCATTGCGCGATCACGTAAACCTTGTTGCCGTCCTTGAAGGTCTCGTAACCGGTGCGTCCACCGACCAGACGGGCGTCGTTGACCTCGTAATGCCACTTGATTCCAAAGACGAATTGCTCGCCGGGTTTGAGTGGTTGAGGCAAATCCACCCGCATCATCGTCTTGACAATGGTGTGGGCCAGTGGCCGGCCTTGGGCATCGGTGACAGCTTCAATCGTCACGCCGCCGTCGAATTGTTCTCGCGCAACGACCCGCTTGACCAGATCCGGGGTGATTTCCCCGCCCGCGGGCGTGAAATGGCGAGTTGAGGTCAGATTCGAGTCCGAGTCGGGCCGGAACAGGTTGGCGTCGAGTTGCAACCACAGATAGTTGAGCGTGTCGGGCGACTGGTTGTAGTAGGTGATCGTCTCTGCACCATTGACGCGATTGGTCGCCTCGTCAAGGGTCACGTCGATCGAATAATCGGCGCGTTGTTGCCAGTAGCGCGCGCCCGGCGCGCCGGAGGCAGTGCGATAGTCGTTGGGGGTGGGCAGGATTTCTTCGAGTTGGCGGAACTTATCGTCCTGGTTGAACTTGTCGGGCGAACGCGGGGGGAGTTGAGCCTGGGACATCGCCGGCGCGACGGTCAAGGCCACCGCGACCAAGCCCGCCGTTGCCAACCACGTCGAGGCGAAACGAGACGCGCCTAAGATCATGGAGCGGAGTTCCCATTACAAGACAAAAGCGGGAAGATGCGGGGAAGGCAAGGCGGGAGGCCGCCTCGCGCGCAAAGCAGCCAATTTGGCCAGCCTAAACCCTCGTCACCCGATCGTCAACCCGGGCCCTCGAAGCTGTCCTAGGGAGCCTGATCCCGGTTGGCGGGGTCGTTCGGACAACTTCCGCCTGGTGCCACGGAGAATGGTCCAAGATTCAAATCCATGTCTAAACGATCTTTCTTTGAGCGGCTCTCGGCCGATGGTGCCAGGCGAACAAAGGCAACCGCCGATTCAAGGGAGGGTTGAACGTGGACCGCGTTGCCGGTGACCAGGTTGGGTCGTATGATGAGAAAAATTGAGGAGGAAATTCGGCGGATAGTGGCATCCCCCTCATCCACCGGACGCTCTGAGGCCTTTCCCGGACACCCTGGCTGATGATTGTCTTGTCCAACGTGGTGCATCATTACGGCGTGCGTCCGATCCTTCGGGGGATCAACCTCACCATCGAGCGGGGCGACGTGGTGGCGGTGGTCGGTCCCAATGGCACAGGCAAATCGACCTTGCTGGGGATCATGGGTGGCCAGCTTTGTCCTCAGATCGGTCAGGTCGCCATCGACGGCCTCGTCCGTCGCCGCACCATCGAGGAGGAACAGGCGATCCGCCGCGTCACCTTCTTCCTGCCCGACCATGTCTGGCTGCCTGGCGACCGTTCGGGACGCGAATATCTCTTGAGCGTAGGACGACTCTACGGCGTCGAGGAGTTCCGGCTGATGGATCACGTCCAGCGCCTTTTGGAACTCTTCGAGTTGGAAGCGATGGCCGATCAAGATCTTCGGAGTTATTCCTCCGGCCAAAAGAAGAAAATCGCCCTCGCCGCCGCGCTGGTTTCCGAAGCGCGTTGCCTGCTTTTGGACGAGCCATTCTCAGGAGGTTTGGACCCTTCGGGCATCCTAGCGATGAAGCGAGTGCTTCAGCGTCATCCCCGTCGCCGGGATATGACGGTTGTCTTAACCAGTCCAGTCCCCGAACTGATCGAGGAGGTGGCCAGCCGGGTGGTCGTCCTGAAAGATGGTCGAGTGCTTGTGTTTGAAACTGTTGAAGGAATCAAGCGGCTCACGGGAGGCCGAGGTTCGCTCTCCGACGCTCTGGAGCGGTTGATCTTTCCGGAGACCATCGATAAGCTGGACCGCTACTTCCAGGAAGAGCGTTTGCCCGAATGGGTTGACTAGACCTTCAGCG encodes:
- a CDS encoding DUF6702 family protein, producing the protein MSLAPSPNGPVRLLAALVAVALGGAVAAFWRVPAAANSDHRGHPFHVTIAEVEYNPETNRFEVALRVDPLDLQQALAKRLKQPERDLERIENLQDHLNGYVADHFRIVGADGSSPANPLSWVGHEIDVKTAWLYFEITAPDRTAPDSCIVAQTMFQELEPNYVHTINYAHGRLRTTLRLTYEQPRAPLKRG
- a CDS encoding M1 family metallopeptidase; the protein is MILGASRFASTWLATAGLVAVALTVAPAMSQAQLPPRSPDKFNQDDKFRQLEEILPTPNDYRTASGAPGARYWQQRADYSIDVTLDEATNRVNGAETITYYNQSPDTLNYLWLQLDANLFRPDSDSNLTSTRHFTPAGGEITPDLVKRVVAREQFDGGVTIEAVTDAQGRPLAHTIVKTMMRVDLPQPLKPGEQFVFGIKWHYEVNDARLVGGRTGYETFKDGNKVYVIAQWFPRLAAYTDATGWQHKQYLGSGEFTLELGDYDVRITVPEDHILAATGVLQNPEEVLTETQRQRLEQAKSSTTPVDVVTAEEAKANESKTDKPLGTKTWRFRAENVRDFAFATSRKFLWDAMGVPVGEGDDRRVVLAMSFYPNEGQPLWGTYSTHAIAHTINVYSRFTFDYPYPVAISVMGPVGGMEYPMICFNGPRPQEDGSYSSRTKYALISVVIHEVGHNYFPMIVNSDERQWTWMDEGINTFLQYLAEQEWEDNYPSSRGEPTAIVEYMKSRDQVPVMTNSESVLQFGNNAYAKPATALNILRETILGRDLFDFAFREYARRWKFKRPMPADFFRTMEDASGVDLDWFWRGWFYSTDHCDLALEKVTVGILELAPPDSSAPSEPPPVVTLAQERNRNLPKRIDAFPELNDQSNETPKPTEVDLDKLKRDYETFVESLPPEDRHLFSTPHCFTTVEIRNVGGLVMPVILELQFADGTSDIVRIPAEIWRYDAEKVTKTLHTTKEVVGVVLDPRLETADVDTSNNVWPPKEAKSRFQLFKSGRNGNAQVNGDAAERLEQLRGRFGSRGRPAAANNAESNGRTRDAGGETNTEANRRPNPDPVPAPHRPGSD
- a CDS encoding ABC transporter ATP-binding protein; protein product: MIVLSNVVHHYGVRPILRGINLTIERGDVVAVVGPNGTGKSTLLGIMGGQLCPQIGQVAIDGLVRRRTIEEEQAIRRVTFFLPDHVWLPGDRSGREYLLSVGRLYGVEEFRLMDHVQRLLELFELEAMADQDLRSYSSGQKKKIALAAALVSEARCLLLDEPFSGGLDPSGILAMKRVLQRHPRRRDMTVVLTSPVPELIEEVASRVVVLKDGRVLVFETVEGIKRLTGGRGSLSDALERLIFPETIDKLDRYFQEERLPEWVD